From the genome of Alosa sapidissima isolate fAloSap1 chromosome 14, fAloSap1.pri, whole genome shotgun sequence, one region includes:
- the trpm7 gene encoding transient receptor potential cation channel subfamily M member 7 isoform X1, whose amino-acid sequence MSQKSWIERTFTKRECVYILPVSKDPHRCLPGCQVCQQLVRCCCGRLVRQHAGFTASLAMKYSDVKLGENEMPELEEWSMEKHTEENPTDAYGTINFQGGSHSYRAKYCRLSYDSTPESVLRLMLKEWQMELPKILISVHGGVQNFDLHPRIKQVVGKGLIKAAVTTGAWILTGGVNTGVAKHVGDALKEHSSRSSRKICTIGIAPWGVIENRNDLIGRDVVAPYQTLLNPLSKLNVLNNLHSHFILVDDGTVGKYGAEVNLRRELEKHINLQRIHARIGQGVPVVALIFEGGPNVILTVLEYLQESPPVPVVVCEGTGRAADILAYVHKQTEEGGGLPDGVEADIIATIKKTFNFSHSDAIHLFQTLMECMKNKELITVFHVGAEEHQDIDVAILKAFLKGTSASAFDQLVLTLAWDRVDIAKDHVLLYGQQLLVGSLEQAMLDALVMDRVDFVKLLIENGVSMHRFLTINRLEELYNTKQSPTNPTLFHLVRDVKQGNLPPNYKITLIDVGLVIEYLMGGTYRCNYTRKRFRIIYNNLHGNNRRSGRHAPSGSNLRKSHESFSIQADKKEKTRHNHFIKTAQPYKPKLESTTEQAKKKSKEDIVDIDDPETRRFPYPFNELLVWAVLMKRQKMALFFWQHGEESMAKALVACKLCRSMGYEAKRSDVVDDTSDELKDYSNEFGQLAVDLLEESFRQDETMAMKLLTYELKNWSNSTCLKLAVSSHLRPFVAHTCTQMLLSDMWMGRLNMRKNSWYKVILSILVPPAILLLEYKTKAEMSHIPQSQDAHQMEDSDHNLQNPVEDIQMDVFKEVRMNDNVEVKNEPEVHVRSRRLPITRKFYAFYHAPIVKFWFNTLAYLGFLMLYSYVVLVRMPAFPSPQEWVVILYIFTSAIEKLREMFMSEAGKIGQKIKVWFSDYFNISDFAAIVSFFVGFGLRFGEDDVFIAGRTMYCLNIIFWYVRLLDILAVNQQAGPYVMMIGKMVANMFYIVVIMAIVLLSFGVPRKAILYPNETASWTLAKDVVFQPYWMMYGEVYAYEIDVCAENADSYYASLCRSGVWLTPLLQAVYLFVQYILMVNLLIAFFNNVYMQVKSMSNLVWKYQRYHFIMVYHERPVLPPPLISLSHLVSLFAYICRKRKKDSSSYGPKLFLTEEDQKKLHDFEEQCVETYFHEKDDQFHTGSDERIRVTSDRVESMFIQMKEVGNKVNFIKRSLHTLDSQIGHLQDLSALTVDTLKALTAQHASEASKVHNQITRELSLTKNLASSVADGGTGLPHKSSALARRSAAYFPPASACGNIAESLFGSSTYEVGPRRPGPELAQALNPERRPGTALILPEAGPSGSALSHSAAATAMTPPELRLRGHPFLERRPGRPPPDDTPSSLPGAPPPAAQFFVSTPSQPTATSTFRRLSQVTPSEQDPLPESSTVEFGAFVGKSDPHSSSDEELEEEEDARSVYPTVLIVSKTSDIARPVSMPACAKRDRPVSMPACAKSDGYVNQAFSDDEDAIEVCIDPGSQGSASEAAQSQSPSDPPSPANDSSQGESSHADCEPAPAAGRSPEEKAPAKPPKHRHNGKGVLHRLRLAARGRGHKDDVDLQHSFPRDDAAGSRQPSPSKKSKGMGHAEGQMRTVNSYAGFTEFDRNPSFLHPESTLSKREHSRVSAEDILVHKDPRAALLLERVQGKSAQASSLSPQDEALNAAACLYTTRHTHLGPRKDSIGSPFKPMESYQYSAVERNNLMRLSQSIPFTPVPPRGEPVTVYRLEESSPHTINNSMSSWAQRGLCAKIEFLSKEEMGGGLRRALKVLCTWSEYDILKPGHLYIVKSFLPEVVNTWQSIYKEETVLHLCLREIQQQRAAQKLTFAFNQLRPKSIPYSPRFLEVFLLYCHSAGQWFAIEECITGEFRKFNNNNGDEIVPTNLLEETMLAFSHWSYEYTRGELLVLDLQGVGEILTDPSVIKSGEKGSHNMIFGPANLGDDAIRNFRAKHHCNSCCRKLKLPDLKRNEYTPDKVTLSQDPPPDDSSLPGSSTKEQRHSMRLML is encoded by the exons TCCCAGAAATCCTGGATAGAAAGAACTTTCACCAAGAGGGAATGTGTATATATACTACCAGTGTCGAAAGACCCCCACAG ATGTCTTCCAGGATGTCAGGTCTGCCAGCAGCTAGTGCG GTGCTGCTGTGGGCGGCTGGTCAGGCAGCATGCGGGCTTCACCGCCAGCCTGGCCATGAAATACTCGGATGTGAAATTGGGTGAGAATGAGATGCCCGAGCTGGAGGAGTGGTCTATGGAGAAGCACACCGAGGAGAACCCCACCGATGCCTACGGCACCATCAACTTCCAGGGAGGATCCCACTCCTACAGAGCCAAG TACTGTCGACTATCCTACGATTCGACGCCAGAGAGTGTCCTTCGCCTAATGCTAAAAGAATGGCAGATGGAGCTTCCCAAAATCCTCATATCTGTCCATGGAGGCGTCCAGAACTTCGACCTGCATCCACGCATCAAGCAGGTGGTGGGGAAGGGCCTGATCAAAGCTGCTGTCACCACCGGAGCATGGATCCTCACTGGTGGAGTCAACACAG GTGTGGCCAAACATGTTGGGGACGCCCTGAAAGAGCACTCTTCGAGATCCTCACGGAAAATTTGCACTATTGGGATTGCCCCCTGGGGGGTTATAGAGAATAGGAACGACCTCATTGGAAGAGAT GTGGTCGCCCCATACCAAACCCTGCTGAACCCCCTGAGCAAGCTGAACGTGCTCAACAACCTCCACTCGCATTTCATCCTAGTGGATGATGGGACAGTGGGGAAATACGGGGCGGAGGTCAACCTGCGGCGAGAGCTGGAGAAGCACATTAACCTGCAGAGGATCCATGCCA ggaTCGGTCAGGGTGTCCCAGTGGTGGCTCTGATCTTTGAGGGGGGCCCCAATGTGATCCTGACGGTGCTGGAGTACCTGCAGGAGAGCCCCCCAGTGCCCGTGGTGGTGTGTGAGGGTACCGGCCGGGCCGCTGACATCCTGGCCTACGTGCACAAACAGACCGAAGAAGGAGG GGGACTCCCAGACGGTGTTGAGGCCGACATCATTGCTACAATCAAGAAGACATTCAACTTCAGCCACAGTGATGCCATCCACCTTTTCCAGACGTTAATGGAATGCATGAAGAACAAAGAATTG ATAACAGTCTTTCATGTAGGAGCAGAGGAGCACCAAGATATAGATGTTGCCATACTCAAAGCCTTCTTAAAAG GCACAAGTGCTTCTGCCTTTGACCAACTCGTCCTAACCCTGGCCTGGGACCGAGTGGACATAGCTAAGGATCATGTGTTGCTGTATGGACAGCAGTTACTG GTTGGGTCTTTGGAACAAGCCATGTTAGATGCCCTTGTAATGGATCGTGTGGACTTTGTCAAGCTGCTTATTGAGAATGGGGTCAGCATGCATCGATTCCTAACTATCAATCGTCTGGAGGAACTTTACAACACG AAACAATCACCAACAAATCCAACTCTCTTTCATCTTGTCAGAGATGTCAAACAG GGTAACTTGCCACCAAACTACAAAATAACACTAATTGATGTGGGCCTCGTCATTGAGTACCTCATGGGTGGAACTTACAGATGCAACTATACAAGAAAACGCTTTAGAATAATCTACAACAACCTTCATGGAAATAATCGG CGGTCTGGTCGCCATGCACCCAGTGGCTCCAACCTCCGCAAGAGCCACGAGTCCTTCAGCATTCAGGCAGACAAGAAAGAGAAGACCAGGCACAATCACTTCATCAAGACTGCTCAGCCTTACAAGCCCAAG CTGGAATCCACGACTGAGCAGGCCAAGAAGAAGAGCAAAGAGGACATCGTGGACATTGACGATCCCGAGACTCGGCGTTTCCCCTACCCCTTCAACGAGCTGCTAGTGTGGGCCGTGCTGATGAAGCGGCAGAAGATGGCCCTCTTCTTCTGGCAGCATGGCGAGGAGTCCATGGCCAAGGCCCTGGTGGCCTGCAAGCTGTGCCGCTCCATGGGCTACGAAGCCAAGCGCAGTGATGTGGTGGACGACACTTCAGACGAACTGAAGGATTACTCCAA TGAATTTGGCCAACTGGCTGTGGACCTGCTGGAGGAGTCCTTCCGTCAGGATGAGACCATGGCCATGAAGCTGCTGACCTACGAGCTGAAGAACTGGAGCAACTCCACCTGTCTGAAGCTGGCCGTGTCCTCGCACCTGCGGCCCTTTGTTGCCCACACCTGCACCCAGATGCTGCTATCCGACATGTGGATGGGTCGTCTCAACATGCGCAAAAACTCCTGGTATAAG GTCATTTTGAGCATTTTAGTCCCCCCTGCCATCCTTCTGTTGGAGTACAAGACAAAAGCAGAGATGTCGCACATCCCACAGTCTCAGGATGCCCATCAGATGGAGGACAGTGACCACAACCTACAGAATCCAGTGGAAGACATCCAAATG GATGTTTTCAAAGAAGTTCGAATGAACGACAATGTTGAGGTCAAGAATGAGCCCGAGGTCCATGTGCGTTCCAGGAGGTTACCCATCACCAGGAAATTCTATGCATTCTACCACGCTCCCATTGTGAAATTCTGGTTCAACACG TTAGCTTACTTGGGCTTTCTGATGCTCTACTCGTACGTTGTACTGGTCAGAATGCCAGCGTTCCCTTCACCACAGGAGTGGGTGGTCATCCTCTACATATTCACGTCTGCCATTGAGAAACTACGTGAG ATGTTTATGTCTGAGGCTGGGAAGATAGGTCAAAAGATCAAAGTCTGGTTCAGTGACTATTTTAACATATCAGACTTTGCTGCAATCGTGTCTTTTTTTGTGGGATTCGGTTTGAGATTTGGAGAAGATGATGTCTTTATTGCTGGAAGAACTATGTATTGCTTGAATATTATATTTTGGTACGTGCGTCTCCTTGATATCCTGGCCGTGAACCAGCAAGCTGGACCATATGTTATGATGATCGGCAAAATG GTGGCCAACATGTTTTACATTGTGGTGATCATGGCGATAGTGCTTTTGAGCTTCGGCGTCCCCAGAAAAGCCATCCTGTACCCGAACGAGACTGCCTCATGGACACTGGCCAAAGATGTGGTCTTTCAGCCATACTGGATGATGTACGGTGAAGTGTATGCATATGAAATCGACG TGTGTGCGGAGAATGCGGATTCCTATTATGCCAGTCTCTGTAGAAGTGGAGTCTGGCTGACACCACTCCTGCAAGCGGTCTACCTCTTTGTTCAGTACATTCTCATGGTCAATCTCCTCATAGCCTTCTTCAA CAATGTGTACATGCAAGTCAAATCCATGTCCAACCTGGTGTGGAAGTATCAGCGGTATCACTTCATCATGGTGTACCACGAGAGGCCGGTCCTGccccctcccctcatctccCTCAGTCACCTGGTCTCTCTCTTCGCCTACATctgcaggaagaggaagaaggacAGTTCCTCATACGGCCCGA AGCTGTTTCTCACCGAGGAAGACCAAAAGAAACTGCACGACTTTGAGGAgcagtgtgttgaaacataCTTCCATGAGAAGGATGACCAGTTTCACACGGGCAGTGATGAGAGGATCAGAGTGACCTCAGACAG GGTTGAAAGCATGTTTATTCAGATGAAGGAAGTTGGCAACAAGGTGAACTTCATCAAGCGCTCACTGCACACACTGGATTCCCAGATTGGGCACCTGCAGGATCTCTCGGCCCTGACAGTGGACACGCTGAAGGCTCTGACTGCACAGCACGCCTCTGAGGCCAGCAAGGTGCACAACCAGATCACGCGTGAGCTGAGCCTCACCAAGAACCTGGCGTCCAGTGTGGCCGATGGCGGGACTGGACTGCCGCACAAGTCGTCGGCACTGGCCCGCCGGAGCGCCGCCTACTTCCCGCCTGCCTCGGCGTGTGGCAACATTGCGGAGTCGCTGTTCGGCAGCAGCACTTACGAGGTGGGCCCCCGGCGGCCGGGGCCAGAGTTGGCTCAGGCCCTCAACCCGGAGCGGCGGCCGGGCACAGCACTCATCCTCCCGGAGGCTGGACCCTCGGGCAGTGCCTTATCCCACAGTGCTGCCGCCACCGCCATGACCCCGCCGGAACTGCGTCTGCGGGGTCACCCTTTCCTGGAGCGGAGGCCTGGCCGCCCTCCGCCGGACGACACCCCGAGCAGCCTTCCGGGGGCCCCGCCTCCGGCCGCCCAGTTCTTCGTGAGCACCCCCTCCCAGCCCACGGCCACCTCCACATTCCGCAGGCTCTCCCAGGTCACCCCGTCAGAGCAGGATCCCCTGCCCGAGAGCTCCACTGTGGAGTTTGGGGCCTTCGTTGGTAAGTCTGATCCTCATAGTAGTAGTgatgaggagctggaggaggaggaagacgcCCGCTCTGTTTATCCCACTGTTCTCATAGTCTCAAAGACGTCTGACATCGCTCGCCCCGTTTCCATGCCCGCATGCGCTAAGAGGGACCGCCCCGTTTCCATGCCCGCATGCGCTAAGAGTGATGGCTATGTCAATCAGGCCTTCAGTGATGATGAGGATGCCATAGAGGTTTGTATTGACCCAGGTAGTCAGGGTAGCGCCAGTGAAGCGGCCCAATCACAATCGCCCTCGGACCCCCCAAGCCCGGCAAACGACTCATCCCAGGGAGAGAGCAGCCATGCTGATTGTGAGCCGGCCCCTGCTGCTGGGAGGTCCCCCGAGGAGAAGGCCCCTGCCAAGCCCCCAAAGCATAGGCACAATGGTAAAGGAGTGCTGCACAGACTGAGACTCGCAGCCAGAGGCCGAG GCCATAAGGACGACGTGGATCTGCAGCACTCTTTCCCCAGAGACGACGCTGCTGGCAGCCGACAGCCCAGTCCATCCAAGAAGTCCAAGGGAATG GGTCATGCTGAAGGTCAGATGAGGACCGTGAACTCGTACGCTGGCTTCACAGAGTTTGACAGGAACCCTTCATTTCTGCATCCGGAGTCAA CTCTCAGCAAACGGGAACACAGTCGAGTGTCTGCAGAGGACATCCTTGTTCATAAGGACCCACgcgctgctctgctgctg GAGCGCGTACAAGGCAAATCGGCCCAGGCCAGCAGTCT AAGCCCACAAGATGAAGCCCTCAATG CTGCAGCATGCTTGTacacaaccagacacacacacctgggaccCAGGAAAGACT CTATCGGGTCTCCGTTCAAGCCAATGGAAAGTTACCAGTACTCAG CTGTGGAGCGTAATAACCTGATGCGGTTGTCCCAGAGCATCCCGTTCACCCCTGTGCCCCCTAGAG GGGAGCCAGTGACTGTGTACCGGCTGGAAGAGAGCTCCCCCCACACAATCAACAACAGCATGTCCTCCTGGGCCCAGCGCGGCCTCTGTGCCAAAATTGAGTTCCTCAGCAAGGAGGAGATGGGTGGCGGCCTGCGCCGTGCCCTCAAGGTCCTCTGCACCTGGTCCGAGTACGACATCCTCAAGCCGGGCCACCTCTACATCGTCAAGTCCTTCCTGCCCGAAGTGGTCAACACCTGGCAGAGCATCTACAAGGAGGAGACCGTGCTTCACCTTTGTCTCAGG GAAATTCAGCAGCAGAGGGCTGCACAGAAACTAACCTTTGCCTTTAACCAGTTGAGGCCGAAGTCGATCCCTTACTCTCCCAG ATTTCTAGAGGTGTTCCTGCTCTACTGTCACTCTGCTGGTCAGTGGTTTGCCATTGAGGAGTGCATCACCGGAGAGTTCCGCaagttcaacaacaacaatggcgACGAGATCGTCCCCACCAACCTGCTGGAGGAGACCATGCTGGCCTTCAGCCACTGGTCGTACGAGTACACCAGAGGAGAGCTCTTAGTACTTGAcctgcaag GGGTTGGGGAGATTCTGACGGATCCCTCTGTGATCAAGAGTGGTGAAAAGGG ATCGCATAACATGATCTTTGGACCCGCAAACCTGGGGGATGACGCAATAAGGAACTTCCGTGCTAAACATCACTGTAACTCCTGCTGTCGCAAACTCAAGCTTCCTG ACCTGAAGCGAAATGAGTATACACCAGACAAGGTGACTCTGTCCCAAGACCCCCCGCCCGATGACTCCTCCCTACCCGGAAGCAGCACCAAAGAGCAGCGACATTCCATGCGCCTCATGCTTTGA